The genome window CGCTGCCGTGGAGAGCAGCTTCAGGGCCACCTCCGGGCTGGAGGTGGTCAGGGAGTGCCAGACGTCCTCAAGGATTTTCTCATAGCGCTTCAGCGTCATTCACTGTCCTCAGGAGAAATTGACCACAACCTGTTCGGTTCCGGGCTTGTGCTCCACGATACGGCCGATGTTCCAGGCCTCCTGGCCGAGTTCCTTCAGGCAGGAGAGTACCTCGCCCGCGTCCTTCTTGTCCACGGCCAGGATATAGCCGACGCCGCAGTTGAAGATCTGGAGCATTTCAGGCCAGGACAGCTCGCCCTGCTCGCGCAGCCACTCGAAGACCGGCAGCATGGGCCAGGAGCCGAAATCGAACTCGGCGGCCACGTTCTCGGGCAGGACGCGGGGCACGTTGTCGTAGAACCCGCCGCCCGTCACATGGACCATGCCCTTGATGTCGAACCGCTTCAGCAGCTCCAGCACCGGCTGCACGTAGATGCGCGTGGGCTGGATGAGCACTTCGGCCGCGGTACGGTCCGTGCCCGGGAAAATGTCGTCCTTTCCAAGGCCGGAAGCGTCGAAAATCTTGCGGATCAGGGAATAGCCGTTGGAATGCGGTCCGGTGGCGGCCAGGCCGATGAGCACGTCGCCTTCGCTGATGCGCTCGCCCGTGACCACCTTGGGGCTGTCCACCATGCCCACGCAGAAGCCGGAAAGGTCGTATTCACCGTCGGCATAGAAGCCGGGCATTTCGGCGGTTTCGCCGCCCAGCAGCGCGCACTTGGACTGCTTGCAGCCTTCCACCACGCCCTGGAGCACCTGCTCGGCCACGCCGGATTCCAGCTTGCCCGTGGCGAAATAGTCCAGGAAAAAGAGAGGGGCCGCGCCCTGCACCAGCACGTCGTTGACGCTCATGGCCACCAGGTCGATGCCGATGGTGTCGTGCTTGTCGAAGACAAAGGCCAGCTTGAGCTTGGTGCCCACGCCGTCCGCGCCGGCCACCAGCATGGGGGCCTCCATTCCCGCGACATCCGGCCGGAACAGACCGCCGAAGCCGCCGATTCCCGTGGCCACGCCGGGGGTGAAGGTGCTGGCCACCATGTTCTTGATGCGGCCGATGAAACGGTTGGCTTCCTCAATATCGACGCCTGCGGCGGTGTAGGCTTCGGAACGTTTTGCACTGTCGGTCATTTTCCTGCTCCATGGGCAATGTTCTGGGGATTGGGCTTTGGTTGGTGGGGTTATAGGCGGTTGTCGTCCCAAGTTCAAGGAATTGCTTAGGCGGCTCACTAATTGGGCTTCTGCCGTCTGCCGACAGGCGTTTCGCCAAGCGAAAAGGCGGCTTGCAAAGCCTTCCGGCAGGGGAAAAAAATCCTCAGCGACACAGGTAATCTTCGGCGAGTCGTTCATTCAGCCCTTCGGCGGCAAGGCGGGCAAAGGCGCGGCGCAGCTTTTCCACCAAAACGGGATCGGACTGCAGGCCGGTCGCCAGATAGTAGCCATCCTCCTTCAAGATGCAGCTGTAGGCCACAAACACGTCCTCCAGCTGTCCGGCCCTGATCATGTACTTGAGGCTATAGGGATTGATGGCGGCGAAATCCGCATGTTTTTCCTGAACCATCTTGGGGCACTGGTGCACGGCAAACCCCGACAGCTGATAGATGTTCTCCTCGGGGAAATTGAGCGACAGCAGCCACTCATGGGCCGCGTCATCCCTGATTACGCACGGCCGGGTCTTGTGCCGCAACTCCTCAAAGGGCAGCTGGGCCAGGTCGTCCCGGTCCCTGTGCCTGTAGAGGATGAGCTCCCGGTCAAAGAGTTTGCCGACCCAGGCATATTCGTCTTCGCGGCTCGGGGTGCGGGCCATGGTGTAGACGAAGGTGTTGGGCGACGACTTGATTTCCGCCATTGCACGCCGCCACTTGCAGAGGGAAATGGTGTATTCCACCCCGGCCAGCTGGAAGGCGGCCTCCACAACGGCGGTGGAAATGCCGCCGACCTTTCCGCCCTCCATGTAATTGAACGGCGGGAACTCTTCGGTGAAAATCCGCACCGGATCGCCGGCGTGAACCGGAAGGGCGCAACACAGCGTAACCAATATGAAGATCAGCGAACGTACCATCATGCACTCCTGCCTTGCTCGAAAACTCCCTTCCCTTCCTGACATAACAGCTTTTGCCCCCTTCCAGCAAACCAAAGGCATGATAATGTGGGCCTCTCGCAGCCAACACACCCGCCGTCCCCACTTATCCCGGCGCATTAATTGCATTGCCTAATGAGTCGCAGAGGCATATATGATTGAATGAACGCGCGAATATCCGGAGGAGCGCAATGAACCGTACTGCAAGCATTTTCTTCGCCATCCTGGCCGTTGCCCTTTTGACGCTCGGCACCGCCCAGGCCCAGGGCAAATTCAAAAACAAGGATACGGCCACCAACCGCCAGGACAGCACCTGGGGCACGTCCGACGGCCAATCCCCCACCGGTGACAGCGTGTTCGGCACGGACCCGGCCACGGGCGACTCGACCATGGAGGCCGACCCCGGACCCAAGAAGGAACCCGTGGACTGGTACGACAAGGTCATCATCACCGTGAATCCGAACGTGGACTACCCCTACAACAAGGACGGGGTGAGCACGACCACCACGACCACCTACAACAACGCCACGGACACCCAAACCACCAGCACCACGACCACAACCGACTAGACCGCCAGGGAGGAAGACATGGTCGAAGCACGGCTCTGGAAAGGCCTCAAGGACGGCAAGGTGCAGTGCCGGTTGTGCAACCATTTCTGCGCCATCAGGCCCGGCGAACTGGGCCGGTGCGGGGTGCGCAAGAATGTGGACGGCACACTCCACGCGCTCAACTACGGCAAGATCGCGGCCCTGAATCTGGACCCGGTGGAAAAGAAGCCGCTCTATCATTTCCAGCCAGGCTCCCGGACCTTTTCCTTTGCCACCATGGGCTGCAACCTGGGATGCAGGTTCTGCCAGAACGCCTCCCTTTCCCAGCCGCCGCGCACCGGCAGGCCCCCGGCGGGCACCGACATGACCGCCGAGGAGCTGGTGGCGGGCGCCCTGGAACACGGGGCGGCCAGCATTTCCTATACCTACTCCGAGCCGACCATCTTTTTCGAGATCATGCAGGATACCGCCCGGCTGGCCGTGGAGCATGGGCTGAAGAACATCATGGTATCCAACGGATTCATGAGTTCGGAATGTCTGGAGGAACTGGCCCCGGTCATGCACGCGGCCAACATCGACCTCAAGGGCTTTACCGAGGATTTCTACAAGAAGCAGTGCGACGCGCGTCTGGCGCCGGTGCTGGACAACCTCAGGCACATCCGGTCCCTGGGCTGGTGGCTGGAGGTCACCACCCTGCTCATCCCCGGGCTCAACGACTCGCGCTCCGAGCTGGAGTCCATGGCCCGGTTCCTGGCCGAAGAGCTCGGCCCCGAAGTGCCGTGGCATCTCTCGCGCTTCCACCCGGACTACAAGATGCAGGACCGCCCCCCCACCAGCGTGGACAGCCTGGAAATGGCCCATGCCATCGGCCGTGAAGCGGGCCTGCATTACGTCTACATCGGCAACGTGCCGGGCAACGACTACGCCAAGACCCTCTGCCCCGGCTGCGGAACCGTGCTCATGGACCGACTGGGCTTTTCCGTGGGCGCGAGCCTGATCAGGGACGGCAAATGTACCCGGTGCGGGCGGGTCATCGACGGGGTGGACCTGGGCTGAAGGAACTTGCCAAGGGGGGGCATTTCAAGTAGGACATCCCTCCTGACGTCGGAGCGTGGCGCAGTTTGGTAGCGCGCCTGCTTTGGGAGCAGGATGCCGGGAGTTCAAATCTCTCCGCTCCGACCACGAAAAATAGAACGGCCTCAAGCACATGCTTGGGGCCGTTTTTCATTGCACACATTAGAATCATTATAAAATTCCGTACGGCTGTTGTACACGGGCACGGAACACGATACCAATGAAGTATCCTTACCCGCATAATGCCAGGCGGAGAGGGGATCAGTGTCCATGCCACATTAACAAGCGAGAAACAGCACCATGCCCGAAGTCGATGCAATGGAAATACCCGTGGTCGAAGAAAAGCAAACGCCGACCCCGAAGCCCAGGCGCAAGCGCGGCGGCCTCGAATTCAAGATCCTGCTGGTCATCGTCATAGCGGTCACCACGATCCTCTCCGGTTTCGGCGTGTACGAATACTACACCATGAGAAAGGAACTGACCGCAGAGCTGAACAAGACCGCTGCCAATGCCGCGGAACGGTTGAGCCAGAACCTGGTCACCGCCTTCTGGGATTTCGATACGGACATGGCGGCGAACGCCCTCATCAGTGAAATGAAGGAGGACGTGGTCCACACCATCCTGGCCACGGAAAAGGACGGGGAAACCATCTTCTCGGGCATGACCCGCGACGAGGAGTGGAAGCCCGCCCCCACGGACAAGCCCGTGGAAGGCAGCTTCATCGGCACGACCATGGACGTGACGCGCGAAGGCAAGGCCATCGGCCACGTCACGGTGCTGCTGACCGAAAAATTCATGCACGAGGCCCTGATGAGCGAGGTCTACCGCATCGCCCTCAAGACCG of Salidesulfovibrio onnuriiensis contains these proteins:
- the purM gene encoding phosphoribosylformylglycinamidine cyclo-ligase, producing the protein MTDSAKRSEAYTAAGVDIEEANRFIGRIKNMVASTFTPGVATGIGGFGGLFRPDVAGMEAPMLVAGADGVGTKLKLAFVFDKHDTIGIDLVAMSVNDVLVQGAAPLFFLDYFATGKLESGVAEQVLQGVVEGCKQSKCALLGGETAEMPGFYADGEYDLSGFCVGMVDSPKVVTGERISEGDVLIGLAATGPHSNGYSLIRKIFDASGLGKDDIFPGTDRTAAEVLIQPTRIYVQPVLELLKRFDIKGMVHVTGGGFYDNVPRVLPENVAAEFDFGSWPMLPVFEWLREQGELSWPEMLQIFNCGVGYILAVDKKDAGEVLSCLKELGQEAWNIGRIVEHKPGTEQVVVNFS
- a CDS encoding substrate-binding periplasmic protein; translated protein: MVRSLIFILVTLCCALPVHAGDPVRIFTEEFPPFNYMEGGKVGGISTAVVEAAFQLAGVEYTISLCKWRRAMAEIKSSPNTFVYTMARTPSREDEYAWVGKLFDRELILYRHRDRDDLAQLPFEELRHKTRPCVIRDDAAHEWLLSLNFPEENIYQLSGFAVHQCPKMVQEKHADFAAINPYSLKYMIRAGQLEDVFVAYSCILKEDGYYLATGLQSDPVLVEKLRRAFARLAAEGLNERLAEDYLCR
- the amrS gene encoding AmmeMemoRadiSam system radical SAM enzyme, which gives rise to MVEARLWKGLKDGKVQCRLCNHFCAIRPGELGRCGVRKNVDGTLHALNYGKIAALNLDPVEKKPLYHFQPGSRTFSFATMGCNLGCRFCQNASLSQPPRTGRPPAGTDMTAEELVAGALEHGAASISYTYSEPTIFFEIMQDTARLAVEHGLKNIMVSNGFMSSECLEELAPVMHAANIDLKGFTEDFYKKQCDARLAPVLDNLRHIRSLGWWLEVTTLLIPGLNDSRSELESMARFLAEELGPEVPWHLSRFHPDYKMQDRPPTSVDSLEMAHAIGREAGLHYVYIGNVPGNDYAKTLCPGCGTVLMDRLGFSVGASLIRDGKCTRCGRVIDGVDLG